In Solimonas sp. K1W22B-7, the DNA window CTACTTCCCAGAGGTGGCCGTCCGGGTCCTGGAAGTAGCCGGAGTAGCCGCCCCAGAACACCTTTTGCGCGGGTTTGAGCAGGCGCGCGCCCGCCGCCACGGCCTGCTCGATCAGCGCGTCGACCTCGGCTTCGGATTCGACGTTGTGCGCGAGGGTGAAGCCGGCGAAGCCATTGCCTGCGGCGGGGATACCGGCGTCTTCCGCCAGGGCCTCGCGGCCGTAGAGGCACAGCCAGCTGCCGTTGAGGCTGAAGAAGGCGACCTTGGGGTCGGAGTTCATGCGCGGCAGGCCCAAGCCCTGTTCGTAGAAGCGGACCGATGCCTCCATGTCGCGCACCGCCAGGGTGATCATGCTGATACGGGGTT includes these proteins:
- a CDS encoding VOC family protein; translated protein: MKPRISMITLAVRDMEASVRFYEQGLGLPRMNSDPKVAFFSLNGSWLCLYGREALAEDAGIPAAGNGFAGFTLAHNVESEAEVDALIEQAVAAGARLLKPAQKVFWGGYSGYFQDPDGHLWEVAHNPHFWIGPRDE